From a single Funiculus sociatus GB2-C1 genomic region:
- a CDS encoding DUF4142 domain-containing protein, which translates to MIRRATATAALVAAGLFASLGYSAVAQTSRPTSPAPGMSPAPGMSPAPGMSPAPGMSPAPGMSPAPGMSPAPGMSQRNGQLSALDRQFVIDAAHGGIAEVQLGQLALRKSTNAEVKQFAQRMIDEHTRANKELMSLAAQKGITPPTTPGPKYEAAMMQLQQLSGENFDKAYMMEGGLNGHMESQAVYQRQVLLGQDPDLRTFAARILPRVQGHLQMAATMTRNTFAGRNDDTPARPGMQMNRGTQTTPGTQMNRGTQTTPGTQMNRGTQMTPGTQMNRGTQMTPGTQMTPGTQMNQ; encoded by the coding sequence ATGATTAGACGGGCAACAGCAACTGCCGCCCTGGTGGCAGCCGGATTATTTGCGTCTTTGGGTTACTCAGCCGTAGCTCAAACAAGCCGACCCACATCGCCAGCACCTGGGATGTCACCAGCGCCTGGAATGTCGCCAGCACCTGGAATGTCACCAGCACCTGGAATGTCACCAGCACCTGGGATGTCACCAGCACCTGGGATGTCACCAGCACCTGGAATGTCGCAAAGAAACGGCCAACTTAGCGCCTTAGACAGGCAATTTGTTATCGATGCTGCTCACGGGGGAATAGCAGAAGTACAACTTGGGCAACTGGCGTTACGAAAGTCAACGAACGCTGAGGTAAAGCAGTTCGCACAGCGGATGATTGACGAGCATACGCGAGCCAATAAAGAACTTATGAGCTTGGCTGCCCAGAAGGGTATCACTCCTCCAACCACTCCCGGGCCAAAATATGAAGCAGCAATGATGCAGCTTCAGCAGTTGTCTGGAGAGAATTTCGATAAAGCCTATATGATGGAGGGCGGGCTTAACGGTCACATGGAAAGTCAGGCTGTGTACCAGCGTCAAGTGCTGCTGGGACAAGATCCGGATCTGAGAACTTTTGCTGCTAGGATTTTGCCAAGGGTGCAGGGCCATTTGCAAATGGCGGCGACGATGACACGCAACACATTTGCTGGAAGAAACGATGATACCCCTGCAAGACCGGGTATGCAGATGAACCGTGGAACCCAGACGACTCCTGGGACGCAGATGAACCGTGGAACCCAGACGACTCCTGGGACGCAGATGAACCGTGGAACCCAGATGACTCCTGGGACGCAGATGAACCGTGGAACCCAGATGACTCCTGGGACGCAGATGACTCCTGGGACACAGATGAACCAGTAG
- a CDS encoding AAA family ATPase — MVPLPPNRATTLKAAYRVCDVRPLEGENIQRYYVHLSTVRKTQAVEDVSTILDFQEAGEFTTLLFTGHRGCGKSTELRRIKSRWESDYRVIYLESDEEIDINDARYTDLYLVIIKLVEYELRTLGLKFDAQLLNSFESWFKDITEETETTIENSVGIETTAEAGAEIPFIAKLLAKITAQIKGSEKKKISIREALERDISRLKSDINLLVIDGYKKLRTKFPHSKGFLIIFDNLDRVPPNVGNHLFFDYAAQLQELHCTIIYTVPISILYSEKNLNNVFDKPNIVPMVNIYEFERDRVDLDYNQKALDAVASLIEHRVEIEAVFESREPLLNLAKASGGHVRQLMQMMRTACQTASTRGHNKITVEDVTYAVKQEQFNFERVIPTEHYPLLAQVCINKDINKDEIGQLMLFNTSVLEYNGNNRWNYVNPVIKQIDAFQKALKQGLQYP; from the coding sequence ATGGTTCCACTTCCTCCCAATCGTGCTACGACTCTTAAAGCTGCGTATCGGGTTTGTGATGTACGCCCGCTAGAAGGTGAAAACATCCAGCGATACTATGTTCACCTATCAACGGTACGGAAAACTCAGGCGGTTGAAGATGTTAGCACCATTTTAGACTTTCAAGAAGCTGGAGAATTTACTACACTTTTATTTACAGGGCATAGAGGCTGCGGTAAGAGTACAGAGCTGAGACGCATTAAGAGTCGATGGGAATCTGATTATCGGGTGATTTACTTAGAATCAGATGAAGAAATTGATATTAACGATGCTCGTTATACAGATTTGTATTTGGTGATTATCAAGCTTGTTGAGTATGAATTACGCACTTTGGGTTTAAAGTTTGATGCTCAACTTCTAAATAGCTTTGAGTCCTGGTTTAAAGATATTACTGAGGAGACGGAAACAACTATAGAAAACTCTGTTGGTATAGAAACAACAGCAGAAGCCGGTGCAGAAATTCCTTTTATTGCTAAATTATTAGCTAAAATAACTGCTCAAATTAAAGGTTCTGAAAAGAAAAAGATATCAATTAGAGAAGCTCTAGAAAGAGATATTTCTCGCCTCAAAAGTGATATTAATCTTTTAGTGATTGATGGTTATAAAAAATTACGAACTAAATTTCCGCATTCCAAAGGATTTTTGATAATTTTTGACAATTTAGATCGAGTACCACCGAATGTTGGCAATCATTTGTTTTTTGATTATGCAGCACAGTTGCAAGAACTACACTGCACGATTATCTACACGGTACCTATTTCTATACTTTATTCAGAAAAAAACTTAAATAACGTTTTCGATAAACCCAACATTGTGCCAATGGTAAATATTTATGAATTTGAACGCGATCGCGTAGATTTAGACTATAACCAAAAAGCACTAGACGCGGTTGCCAGTTTGATTGAGCATCGAGTCGAAATTGAGGCTGTATTTGAATCCCGCGAACCCTTACTAAATTTGGCAAAAGCCAGCGGTGGTCATGTCCGCCAGTTAATGCAGATGATGCGAACTGCTTGCCAAACTGCTAGCACTCGCGGTCACAATAAAATTACGGTTGAAGATGTCACCTATGCAGTTAAACAGGAACAATTTAATTTTGAGCGGGTTATTCCTACAGAACACTATCCTCTCTTAGCACAAGTTTGCATAAATAAAGATATTAATAAAGACGAAATAGGGCAATTGATGCTGTTTAATACATCTGTTTTAGAATATAACGGCAACAATCGGTGGAACTACGTTAACCCAGTGATTAAGCAAATAGATGCCTTCCAAAAAGCTCTTAAACAAGGTCTCCAATATCCTTAA